The following proteins come from a genomic window of Trifolium pratense cultivar HEN17-A07 linkage group LG4, ARS_RC_1.1, whole genome shotgun sequence:
- the LOC123923211 gene encoding BAG family molecular chaperone regulator 7 — MSRFRRYEIIEEEPLPLPLPFSHSSSSHFFITETLPFPSFIEQSLPFDLDLCLLEAPFHADLVRVDRTPSFFYKRLEKQQQLGLQTLSDRVAELESRFEQIVTGKNKNKKKEEEKKKKKSGSGGGDRKYTWTAEIKDGEKNGFDRKYKWIAELVEEEKKKNKVKSAVLKNVKWTAEIKGKGEDSGNSRKYTFAVESDDDVEKKKKKNHEKEKENENEKKKERKLRIVEIEEPNDHKVVVLRQAFAKRFGAIQNQRGKKKELSPQDAALLIQITFRAYVIRRSKALRALRELAIAKSKLKEIRAQFNNFSYRRRIASDGVERQRFSEKIIVLLLTVDAIEGVDLMVRSAKKSMVDELEAMLDVVDPQPAGRSLSFKRRTFDMPDGVIRKEIEEGVAQVVQMLDEAENSSSTFEG, encoded by the exons ATGAGCCGATTCAGACGATACGAGATCATCGAAGAAGAACCATTGCCATTACCTTTACCTTTCTctcattcatcttcttcacatTTCTTCATTACTGAAACCCTACCATTCCCTTCCTTCATTGAACAATCTCTCCCCTTTGATCTCGATCTATGTCTTCTCGAAGCTCCATTCCACGCGGATCTGGTGCGCGTGGATCGTACACCTTCGTTTTTCTACAAACGACTTGAGAAACAGCAGCAACTCGGTTTACAAACCTTGAGTGACCGAGTCGCTGAGTTAGAGTCACGATTTGAGCAAATCGTTACCgggaagaacaagaacaagaagaaggaggaggagaaaaagaagaagaagagtggtagtggtggtggtgatCGGAAGTACACGTGGACGGCTGAGATTAAAGATGGTGAGAAGAATGGTTTTGATAGAAAGTATAAGTGGATTGCCGAGTTGGTtgaagaagagaagaagaaaaataaggtGAAAAGTGCGGTTTTGAAGAATGTTAAATGGACGGCTGAGATTAAAGGGAAAGGTGAGGATAGTGGGAATTCGAGGAAGTATACTTTTGCTGTTGaaagtgatgatgatgttgagaagaagaaaaagaagaatcatgagaaggagaaagagaatgagaatgagaagaagaaagaaagaaaattgcGTATTGTGGAGATTGAAGAACCTAATGAtcataaagttgttgttttaaGACAG GCATTTGCAAAGAGGTTTGGAGCAATTCAAAATCAGAGAGGCAAAAAGAAGGAATTATCTCCTCAAGATGCTGCATTGTTGATCCAGATAACCTTTAGAGCATATGTGATCCGTAGGTCAAAGGCTCTTCGTGCCCTTAGAGAACTGGCTATTGCAAAATCTAAATTAAAGGAAATCAGAGCCCAGTTCAATAACTTTTCCTACCGACGCCGTATAGCTAGTGATGGAGTGGAACGCCAGAGGTTTTCTGAGAAAATCATTGTCTTGCTCCTTACTGTTGATGCCATTGAG GGAGTTGATCTGATGGTTAGATCTGCAAAGAAATCAATGGTGGATGAGCTGGAAGCAATGCTTGATGTGGTAGATCCCCAGCCTGCTGGAAGATCACTGTCATTCAAAAGGAGGACATTTGATATGCCTGATGGAGTCATCAGGAAGGAAATCGAAGAAGGTGTTGCACAAGTTGTGCAAATGCTTGATGAAGCCGAGAATAGCAGCAGCACCTTTGAAGGTTGA